The genomic region CCAACCACTTTCAGCGCCGACCCCGAAAAAGCAAATTCTTATCACCTTGGCAAGCGCCCTAGACGCTCGCGTCTATCATCTTACCCACTGCACTATTAAAAAACGCCCCGGCCGAGGCCGGGGCGAAGAAGAGAGCTGCTCTTTCGAAAAAGGCTAGTCGAACATCTCCGCCAGCAGTTCCACGGTGTGGGCGGCGCGCACGGCGATGCCCTGCTTCTCGAGCCCGCCGCGGATCTGCAGCATGCAGCCGGGGCAGTCCATGGCGACGCAGGCGGCGCCGCTCTTCTCGATGTCGGCCAGCTTGTCGGCGAGGATGCTGCGGGCGATGTCCGGGTGACTGGTGAAAGAGTAGGAGCCGCCGAAACCGCAGCAGCGGTCGGCGTGGTCCATCTCCACCAGCTCCCGCCCCGAGGCGGCGAGCAGCTGGCGCGGCTCCCGCCAGACCCCGGCGCCGCGCTTGAGGTGGCAGGAGTCGTGATAGGTGACCTTCTCGGGGGAGGCCAGCCCCTTGAAAATCTCCCCGGCCCCGAGCTGGTTGACGAGGAAGCCCGAGATATCGACGGTGATGGCCGCCAGCCGCTCGGCCTGCTCGGCCCAGACCGGGTTGTCCTTGAGGTGGTCGACGAAGTCCCGCTGCAGGGCCATGGTGCAGGTCGGGCAGGTCGTGACGACGTAGTCGGGATTCCCCTCGAGCATCGCCGCGACGTTCTGCTCGGCGAGCTCCACGGCGGTCTCCTTGTCGCCCGAGTAGAGGGCGGGGATGCCGCAGCAGTTCTGCTTCATCGGGTAGGAGACCTCCACCCCCAGCCGGTTCAGCACCTTGACCAGGTCGCGCCCGAGCCCGGGGTAGAGGAAGTCGTTGGCGCAGCCGCCGAACAGGGCGACCCGGTAGCGGGGCTTCTCCACCTCCTGGGGAATCTCCTTCCACATGTCGCGCAGGGGCGTGTCGGCTACCGCAGGCAGGGCCCGCCACTCGGTGAGGGAGGAGAAGAAGAGGGNTTTCTGCAGCAGGCTGGCGGCGCGGATCAGGGAGTGGAAGAGCTTGCGGTTGCGCATCACCCGGCGGAAGACGATCGACTTGCCGGCGCCGATCCCCTCTTCGTCCCCCACCGTCTCACGCAGGTGGAG from Desulfuromonas sp. harbors:
- a CDS encoding (Fe-S)-binding protein: MWKEIPQEVEKPRYRVALFGGCANDFLYPGLGRDLVKVLNRLGVEVSYPMKQNCCGIPALYSGDKETAVELAEQNVAAMLEGNPDYVVTTCPTCTMALQRDFVDHLKDNPVWAEQAERLAAITVDISGFLVNQLGAGEIFKGLASPEKVTYHDSCHLKRGAGVWREPRQLLAASGRELVEMDHADRCCGFGGSYSFTSHPDIARSILADKLADIEKSGAACVAMDCPGCMLQIRGGLEKQGIAVRAAHTVELLAEMFD